Proteins encoded together in one Telopea speciosissima isolate NSW1024214 ecotype Mountain lineage chromosome 4, Tspe_v1, whole genome shotgun sequence window:
- the LOC122660390 gene encoding F-box/kelch-repeat protein At1g16250: protein MDSIELVKESGHSPIIPGLPDDLALRCLAKVSHGYHGLLETVSKRWRDVFRSSDYCNLKAREGWCGNWLFVLTEGINAQWIAYDPDADKWHPLPKIQSANPGWHHYGFSCVTVCNKFLVIGGSYAPHDPAFSHQRPVPTNAVVQFDPFMRKWTRLSSMKTPRSHFACCVVCDKVYVAGGRTSSDTRGLALAEVYDPSKDRWHELPPMSTPHVDCLGLSYKGQVHVLSDHVGLPTQNTSEIFNPSERRWHTVEDIWPFSRAMQFAVTVVGDDKLYTIVDWGESSIKTRDGNQQEWSNVGSVPPVFLADHSRPLEAFGYGFAALRCDLYVIGGKVLKWDESGAGRFDIVKLAGVRVCDPTVAPLNWKETRPMCKSACGAILGCAAMEE from the exons ATGGACTCGATCGAGTTGGTCAA GGAATCTGGGCATAGTCCTATAATTCCAGGATTGCCAGATGACTTGGCTTTGAGGTGTTTGGCAAAGGTGTCACATGGGTATCACGGACTGCTTGAAACTGTTTCCAAGAGATGGAGAGATGTTTTCCGAAGTTCAGATTATTGCAACTTAAAAGCTAGAGAAGGATGGTGTGGAAACTGGTTATTTGTTCTGACAGAAGGGATCAACGCCCAGTGGATTGCTTATGATCCAGATGCTGACAAATGGCATCCTCTGCCTAAGATTCAAAGTGCCAATCCTGGCTGGCACCATTATGGATTTTCATGTGTTACTGTGTGCAACAAATTTTTAGTGATTGGGGGCTCCTATGCACCACATGATCCTGCATTTTCACACCAACGGCCTGTGCCAACTAATGCTGTTGTGCAGTTTGATCCATTCATGAGAAAATGGACTCGATTGTCAAGTATGAAAACGCCACGATCCCACTTTGCATGCTGTGTTGTTTGTGATAAGGTTTATGTAGCTGGGGGACGCACATCATCAGATACCAGAGGACTTGCTCTGGCTGAAGTTTATGATCCATCAAAGGATAG ATGGCATGAATTGCCACCAATGTCTACTCCGCACGTGGATTGCTTGGGGTTATCATATAAAGGCCAAGTTCATGTTCTAAGTGACCATGTTGGCCTACCTACCCAGAACACCTCGGAGATCTTCAATCCATCAGAGAGAAGATGGCACACAGTAGAAGATATCTGGCCTTTCTCAAGGGCAATGCAGTTTGCAGTTACAGTGGTGGGGGATGATAAACTATACACCATAGTTGACTGGGGAGAGAGTTCCATCAAGACCAGGGACGGCAATCAACAGGAGTGGTCCAATGTGGGTTCAGTTCCACCTGTGTTTCTTGCGGACCACTCCCGCCCATTGGAGGCCTTTGGGTATGGTTTTGCTGCACTGCGGTGTGATTTATACGTTATCGGTGGGAAGGTTCTGAAGTGGGATGAATCAGGTGCTGGGAGATTTGACATTGTGAAGCTGGCTGGGGTGAGAGTTTGTGATCCAACGGTAGCGCCATTAAATTGGAAGGAGACGAGACCAATGTGCAAGTCAGCATGTGGCGCCATCCTAGGCTGCGCTGCAATGGAAGAATAG